A single genomic interval of Daucus carota subsp. sativus chromosome 1, DH1 v3.0, whole genome shotgun sequence harbors:
- the LOC108219864 gene encoding protein PAF1 homolog: protein MLVVDADSHTCLFMLILRLSGMSGPSTPVHSDHSESTVEGFPPRPGVVPISPPRALTPPPVAGPSRPPGYPHSGQTPIAAIPLRAIPSPAPEMPPPAPIVRPPIRGPPPEHESSGFSGVGPSYPHSPLSVPYHYYQALLMQREELLGQISELTQAMGELDPSRAERQLREEIRAFRTEAVERLCGITAPLGTPGDIIDWARWVLERLDVIGGPDFP from the coding sequence ATGTTGGTAGTGGATGCAGATTCTCATACGTGTTTGTTCATGTTGATTCTCAGATTATCAGGCATGTCAGGCcccagtaccccggttcattcTGATCATTCAGAGTCGACAGTTGAGGGATTTCCACCCCGTCCAGGAGTTGTACCTATATCTCCACCCAGGGCACTTACACCCCCACCTGTAGCTGGACCTTCACGTCCACCTGGATACCCTCACAGTGGACAGACCCCTATTGCAGCTATACCACTTAGGGCTATACCCTCACCTGCACCTGAGATGCCCCCACCTGCTCCCATTGTACGACCTCCTATCCGTGGACCCCCACCAGAGCATGAGtcttcaggattttcaggtgtcGGACCCTCTTATCCGCATTCCCCTCTTTCAGTACCCTATCACTATTATCAGGCACTTCTGATGCAGAGAGAGGAGCTATTGGGTCAGATTAGTGAGTTGACACAGGCGATGGGGGAGTTAGACCCTAGCAGGGCAGAGCGACAGCTGAGAGAGGAGATACGTGCTTTTAGGACAGAGGCAGTAGAGAGGTTATGTGGGATCACCGCACCACTTGGTACCCCTGGAGATATTATAGACTGGGCTCGTTGGGTCTTGGAGCGGCTGGACGTTATCGGAGGACCAGACTTTCCCTAG
- the LOC108204879 gene encoding ras-related protein RABA2a — MARRPDEEYDYLFKVVLIGDSGVGKSNLLSRFTRNEFCLESKSTIGVEFATRTLQVEGRTVKAQIWDTAGQERYRAITSAYYRGALGALLVYDVTKPTTFENVSRWLKELRDHADSNIVIMLIGNKTDLKHLRAVATEDAQGFAEKEGLSFIETSALEATNVEKAFQTILAEIYRIISKKSLSSNEPAATTIKEGQTLVVGAQESNTKKPCCSSS; from the exons atggctAGAAGACCTGACGAAGAGTACGATTACTTGTTCAAAGTAGTGTTGATCGGTGATTCCGGCGTCGGAAAATCCAATCTTCTCTCTCGATTCACCAGAAATGAGTTCTGTTTGGAGTCCAAATCCACTATCGGCGTTGAATTCGCTACACGCACTCtccag GTTGAAGGAAGGACTGTTAAGGCACAAATCTGGGATACCGCAGGGCAGGAACGATACAGAGCAATTACCAGTGCCTATTACAGAGGGGCACTTGGCGCCCTTTTGGTGTATGATGTGACCAAGCCAACAACATTTGAAAATGTGAGCAGGTGGTTAAAGGAACTTCGGGATCATGCTGATTCCAACATTGTTATCATGCTTATAGGCAATAAGACTGATCTGAAGCATCTCCGGGCTGTTGCCACTGAGGACGCACAAGGTTTTGCCGAAAAAGAAGGTCTTTCATTTATAGAAACTTCTGCTCTTGAAGCAACAAATGTTGAAAAGGCTTTCCAGACAATTCTTGCAGAAATCTACAGGATAATTAGTAAAAAGTCACTTTCCTCAAATGAGCCAGCAGCTACTACCATCAAAGAGGGGCAGACTCTTGTTGTCGGAGCTCAGGAGTCTAACACAAAGAAACCTTGTTGCTCTTCGTCTTAG
- the LOC108194016 gene encoding glucuronoxylan 4-O-methyltransferase 1, whose protein sequence is MRSKTKYPVNNKFLLVIGVFFAFFLLFVLRSSFSSSKNISSPVTQALPKVLATISDADPTSCSPTCSKIPPSVAKALVHYTTSTITPQQTLKEISVTSRILEKKSPCNFLVFGLGHDSLMWSTLNFGGRTIFLEEDEAWIAQIKQRFPTLESYHVTYDSKVHQADGLMEVGKGNECTAIGETRYSMCQLALKGLPNEVYDTKWDLIMVDAPTGYYDEAPGRMSAIYTAGMIARNREEGAETDVFVHDVNRVVEDKFSMAFLCEGYMKKQEGRLRHFRIPSHKNDRDRPFCP, encoded by the coding sequence atgaggtccaAGACTAAGTACCCTGTTAACAACAAGTTTCTCCTTGTGATTGGGGTTTTCTTCGCCTTCTTCCTCCTCTTTGTGTTGAGATCCAGCTTCTCCTCCTCGAAGAACATTTCATCTCCGGTAACACAAGCATTACCTAAAGTCTTGGCCACGATATCGGATGCTGATCCCACAAGTTGCTCGCCAACTTGCAGTAAAATCCCACCTTCTGTGGCGAAAGCGCTTGTTCATTACACAACCTCGACGATCACTCCTCAACAAACACTCAAGGAAATATCGGTAACGTCAAGAATTCTTGAGAAAAAGTCTCCCTGCAACTTTCTGGTTTTCGGGTTAGGCCATGATAGTCTTATGTGGAGTACACTTAATTTTGGTGGACGGACGATTTTCTTGGAAGAAGATGAGGCTTGGATCGCGCAAATTAAGCAGAGGTTTCCTACATTAGAGTCGTACCATGTAACGTACGATAGCAAGGTTCATCAAGCAGATGGGCTAATGGAAGTAGGCAAAGGGAATGAGTGTACAGCAATTGGCGAAACTAGGTACTCAATGTGTCAACTTGCCTTGAAAGGCTTGCCTAATGAGGTTTACGATACCAAATGGGACTTGATAATGGTTGATGCGCCAACTGGCTACTACGATGAGGCCCCGGGGAGGATGAGTGCCATATACACAGCAGGAATGATAGCGCGGAACAGGGAAGAAGGAGCCGAGACTGATGTATTTGTGCATGATGTGAACAGAGTGGTAGAAGATAAATTCTCAATGGCATTTCTATGTGAAGGGTATATGAAGAAACAAGAAGGAAGATTGAGGCATTTTAGGATTCCAAGTCACAAAAATGACAGGGACAGGCCTTTTTGCCCTTGA